The proteins below are encoded in one region of Micromonospora sp. DSM 45708:
- a CDS encoding transporter substrate-binding domain-containing protein has translation MNQAGEPGPPGPAPGASPRAGRIRQLRLVGLVVVLALLAAAMIPIVLRLGPPTRDDLMERAGLKGKTQLLIGVKDDQPGVSQRLSNDVWKGFDVDIAYLIAGYLGFDRSQVRFLPIESEDRARRQARDRDGFVTVDMVIASYSITKKREEEEGAVFSAAYLQTEQSVVTLRSDNGPVSSLEDLAGRTVCTLTTSTAIPRLREARARPVGRNKISECVQELYDGKVTAVSSDAAILAGFVTGDQPGDEGQRFPVTLRNAKPLRHWDIGESAAEKWGVNTGPNEALRDLVDLALHDSATNPRNSAWEQAYDANFRWQQRYNLPQPVAVQQQPDPRKVEVRQWPWERIALPAPARSGSPAVLARAAGPVGWPGRGRRSSGC, from the coding sequence GTGAATCAGGCAGGCGAGCCGGGGCCTCCCGGGCCGGCGCCGGGCGCGTCGCCGCGGGCCGGCCGGATCCGCCAGCTCCGGCTGGTGGGACTGGTGGTCGTGCTGGCCCTCCTCGCGGCGGCGATGATCCCGATCGTGCTCCGGCTGGGCCCGCCGACCCGCGACGACCTGATGGAGCGGGCCGGCCTGAAGGGCAAGACGCAGCTACTCATCGGCGTGAAGGACGACCAGCCCGGCGTCTCCCAGCGACTGTCGAACGACGTCTGGAAGGGCTTCGACGTCGACATCGCCTACCTGATCGCCGGCTATCTCGGGTTCGACCGGTCCCAGGTGAGGTTCCTGCCGATCGAGAGCGAGGACCGGGCCCGCCGCCAGGCCCGCGACCGCGACGGGTTCGTCACCGTGGACATGGTGATCGCGTCCTACAGCATCACGAAGAAGCGGGAAGAGGAGGAGGGGGCGGTCTTCTCCGCCGCCTACCTCCAGACCGAGCAGTCGGTCGTGACGCTGCGCAGCGACAACGGCCCGGTCAGCAGCCTGGAGGACCTGGCCGGCCGCACCGTCTGCACGCTGACCACCTCGACCGCCATTCCGCGCCTGCGGGAGGCCCGCGCGAGACCGGTCGGCCGCAACAAGATCAGCGAGTGCGTCCAGGAGCTGTACGACGGCAAGGTGACCGCGGTCAGCAGCGACGCGGCGATCCTCGCCGGCTTCGTCACCGGTGACCAGCCGGGCGACGAGGGCCAGCGCTTCCCGGTCACCCTCCGCAACGCCAAACCGCTGCGGCACTGGGACATCGGCGAGTCCGCCGCGGAGAAGTGGGGCGTCAACACCGGCCCGAACGAGGCGCTCCGGGACCTGGTGGATCTCGCGCTCCACGACTCGGCCACGAACCCGCGGAACTCGGCCTGGGAGCAGGCGTACGACGCCAACTTCCGCTGGCAGCAGCGTTACAACCTCCCGCAGCCGGTCGCGGTACAACAGCAGCCCGACCCCAGGAAGGTGGAGGTACGGCAGTGGCCGTGGGAGAGGATCGCACTGCCGGCCCCGGCACGTTCCGGATCACCGGCGGTCCTGGCAAGAGCGGCCGGCCCCGTCGGATGGCCGGGGCGCGGCAGGCGCAGCAGTGGCTGCTGA
- a CDS encoding ArsR/SmtB family transcription factor, whose amino-acid sequence MEGVGTAKTAMPSISPLTGEPIKRADAERLAGVLKAFADPARLRLISLIQSAPQGEASVSDLTAPLGLSQPTVSHHLRILTEAGLLEREKRGVWAYYRVVPSAIAAIADLLTPPRKRATKKAR is encoded by the coding sequence ATGGAGGGCGTGGGAACTGCGAAAACAGCGATGCCGTCCATCTCGCCGCTGACCGGCGAGCCGATCAAGCGTGCCGACGCCGAGCGCCTCGCGGGCGTCCTGAAGGCGTTCGCCGATCCGGCCCGGCTGCGGTTGATCAGTCTGATCCAGTCCGCCCCGCAGGGCGAGGCGTCGGTGAGCGACCTGACCGCTCCGCTCGGGCTGTCCCAGCCGACGGTGAGCCATCACCTGCGCATCCTCACCGAGGCCGGGCTGCTCGAACGCGAGAAGCGCGGGGTCTGGGCGTACTACCGGGTGGTGCCGTCCGCGATCGCCGCCATCGCCGACCTGCTGACCCCGCCCCGCAAGCGGGCGACGAAGAAGGCCCGCTGA
- a CDS encoding NAD(P)-dependent alcohol dehydrogenase, whose amino-acid sequence MKAIVQDRYGPPETLTLAEVPVPQPAADQVRVRVEAAALNAYDWHAMRGDPWLARLAMGRTRPRARIRGRDFAGRVEAVGADVRRVRVGDPVYGDLGDANGAFAEYVCVPEALVAAAPANLTPQQAAALPLAGTTALLGLREAGRVRPGHRVLVNGASGGVGTLAVQLAKAFGATVTAVCSTRNVDLVRTLGADHVIDYTRDDFTRDPRRHDVVFDLVGNRSLTALRRALTPSGTLVLSGGGVYRGGHLVGPVWLIARGRLVAPLVRHRVVVLTTTPGRRHLDALRAHAEAGHLTPVVDRTYPLAEVPAAIRYLEGEHARAKVVITV is encoded by the coding sequence ATGAAGGCGATCGTCCAGGACCGGTACGGCCCGCCGGAGACGCTCACCCTGGCGGAGGTTCCGGTGCCGCAGCCCGCCGCCGACCAGGTGCGCGTGCGGGTCGAGGCCGCCGCGCTCAACGCGTACGACTGGCACGCCATGCGGGGCGATCCGTGGCTGGCCCGACTGGCGATGGGGCGCACCCGCCCCCGGGCGCGCATCCGGGGCCGCGACTTCGCCGGCCGGGTCGAGGCCGTCGGCGCCGACGTCCGGCGGGTGCGCGTGGGCGACCCGGTCTACGGCGACCTCGGCGACGCCAACGGCGCGTTCGCGGAGTACGTGTGCGTACCCGAGGCGTTGGTCGCGGCGGCGCCGGCGAACCTGACGCCGCAGCAGGCGGCGGCCCTGCCGCTGGCCGGCACCACCGCGCTCCTGGGACTGCGCGAGGCCGGGCGGGTCCGACCCGGTCACCGCGTCCTCGTCAACGGCGCCTCCGGCGGCGTCGGCACCCTGGCCGTCCAACTCGCGAAGGCGTTCGGCGCGACAGTCACCGCGGTTTGCAGCACCCGCAACGTCGACCTGGTACGCACACTCGGCGCCGATCACGTGATCGACTACACCCGCGACGACTTCACCCGCGACCCGCGCCGCCACGACGTCGTGTTCGACCTGGTGGGCAACCGCTCGCTCACCGCGCTGCGGCGCGCGCTGACCCCGTCCGGGACGCTGGTGCTCTCCGGCGGCGGCGTCTACCGCGGTGGCCACCTCGTCGGCCCGGTCTGGCTGATCGCACGCGGCCGGCTGGTCGCGCCCCTCGTCCGGCACCGCGTCGTCGTCCTCACCACGACGCCCGGCCGGCGACACCTCGACGCGCTGCGCGCCCACGCCGAAGCCGGCCACCTCACCCCGGTCGTCGACCGCACCTATCCGCTCGCGGAGGTGCCCGCCGCCATCCGGTACCTCGAAGGTGAACACGCCCGGGCAAAGGTCGTCATCACCGTCTGA
- a CDS encoding hemerythrin domain-containing protein has protein sequence MGTTDSETGPNLVGFRINHRTMRADTRRLADLSERVAAGQITYDRRRARALRTYVLLLCAGIHHHHRMEDEVLWPVLERSAAAEIDLRELSDDHASLDPVLDEVRAAVDDLVSVFAPGEPAQQRVRTAATRLATGLAHLRDALDEHIEEEERLIFPVIRRYVSVADWDTVERAVRKGGALRFELPRIERYAEPDELDELKRIAGPVLRLTLAAVRPGFRRREARVFGG, from the coding sequence ATGGGCACGACCGATTCCGAGACCGGACCGAACCTCGTCGGCTTCCGGATCAACCACCGCACGATGCGCGCCGACACCCGGCGACTGGCCGACCTGTCGGAGCGCGTGGCCGCCGGCCAGATCACCTACGACCGTCGTCGGGCGCGAGCCCTGCGGACGTACGTGTTGCTGCTCTGCGCCGGCATCCACCACCACCATCGGATGGAGGACGAGGTCCTCTGGCCGGTGCTGGAGCGCTCGGCCGCCGCCGAGATCGATTTGCGCGAGCTGAGCGACGACCACGCCTCGCTGGATCCGGTGCTGGACGAGGTACGCGCGGCCGTGGACGACCTGGTCTCCGTGTTCGCCCCCGGTGAGCCGGCGCAGCAGCGGGTACGGACCGCCGCGACGCGTCTCGCCACGGGCCTCGCCCACCTGCGCGACGCCCTCGACGAGCACATCGAGGAGGAGGAACGGCTGATCTTCCCGGTGATCCGCCGGTACGTCAGCGTCGCCGACTGGGACACGGTGGAGCGGGCCGTACGCAAGGGAGGCGCGCTGCGTTTCGAACTGCCCCGGATCGAGCGGTACGCCGAGCCCGACGAGCTGGACGAACTGAAGCGGATCGCCGGGCCGGTGCTGCGGCTGACGCTCGCGGCGGTGCGACCGGGCTTCCGTCGTCGGGAGGCGCGGGTCTTCGGCGGGTGA
- a CDS encoding arabinofuranosidase catalytic domain-containing protein, protein MAIPRPRPLRSGRPRLLPAALAVVLAAGGIALTTQTRTAVAAPGPGSVVGVQSGRCVDVPNGSTTNGTQVQLYDCTGAAAQTWTYTSARQFTVYGNKCLDANGRGTSPGTAVIIWDCNGQSNQQWTVNGDGTITGQQSGLCLDANAAGTANGTKLILWTCNGQANQRWTTSTTPSSPPPTSPPPAGGRPCDIYAAGGTPCVAAHSTTRALFSAYGGNLYQVRRSSDSATRNTGVLSTGGSADAAGQDAFCGGTTCVITVVYDQSGRGNDLWYQGSAQVPGSSSSRPATATSEALTVGGAKAYSLYINPGNSYWRDGHLTGVPTGSAPEGMYMVTSGTHVNSGCCFDYGNSETTRSADAAGAMDAINFSTSCWFGGCSGSGPWVQADLEWGLFPGGSSSWNPNQRAFTSKFVTATLKNNGTSRFAIKGSNAQSGNLYTLYDGSLPPGYSPMKKQGAIILGSGGDCCKPGGGANLSAGTFYEGAMVAGYPSDATENAVQADVVAAGYR, encoded by the coding sequence ATGGCCATCCCCCGTCCCCGACCCCTCCGATCCGGACGACCACGCCTGTTGCCCGCCGCCCTCGCCGTCGTCCTGGCCGCCGGCGGCATCGCCCTGACCACCCAGACCCGGACGGCGGTCGCCGCCCCCGGGCCGGGCTCCGTCGTGGGCGTGCAGTCGGGCCGCTGTGTGGACGTACCGAACGGCAGCACCACCAACGGCACCCAGGTGCAGCTGTACGACTGCACCGGCGCGGCGGCGCAGACCTGGACCTACACGTCGGCGCGACAGTTCACGGTCTACGGGAACAAGTGCCTGGATGCCAACGGCCGGGGCACCAGCCCGGGCACCGCCGTGATCATCTGGGACTGCAACGGCCAGTCCAACCAGCAGTGGACCGTCAACGGCGACGGCACCATCACCGGCCAGCAGTCCGGGCTCTGCCTGGACGCCAACGCCGCCGGCACCGCCAACGGCACGAAGCTGATCCTGTGGACCTGCAACGGCCAGGCCAACCAGCGGTGGACCACCTCCACCACGCCGTCGTCCCCGCCACCCACCTCACCGCCCCCGGCCGGCGGCCGGCCGTGCGACATCTACGCCGCGGGCGGTACGCCCTGCGTGGCGGCGCACAGCACCACCCGCGCGCTGTTCTCGGCGTACGGCGGCAACCTCTACCAGGTCCGCCGCTCGTCGGACAGCGCCACCCGGAACACCGGCGTGCTCAGCACCGGCGGCTCCGCCGACGCCGCCGGCCAGGACGCGTTCTGCGGCGGCACGACCTGCGTGATCACGGTCGTCTACGACCAGTCGGGACGCGGCAACGACCTGTGGTACCAGGGCTCCGCGCAGGTCCCCGGCTCCTCCTCCAGCCGGCCCGCGACCGCGACCAGCGAGGCGCTGACAGTCGGTGGCGCGAAGGCGTACTCGCTCTACATCAACCCCGGCAACAGCTACTGGCGGGACGGTCACCTGACCGGTGTCCCCACCGGCAGCGCGCCCGAGGGCATGTACATGGTCACCAGCGGCACGCACGTCAACAGCGGCTGCTGCTTCGACTACGGCAACAGCGAGACCACCCGCAGCGCGGACGCCGCCGGCGCGATGGACGCGATCAACTTCAGCACGAGCTGCTGGTTCGGCGGCTGCTCCGGCAGCGGCCCCTGGGTCCAGGCCGACCTGGAATGGGGCCTCTTCCCCGGCGGCAGCTCGTCCTGGAACCCCAACCAGCGCGCCTTCACCAGCAAGTTCGTCACCGCCACGCTGAAGAACAACGGCACCTCACGGTTCGCCATCAAGGGCAGCAACGCCCAGTCCGGCAACCTCTACACGCTCTACGACGGCTCGCTGCCACCCGGCTACAGCCCGATGAAGAAGCAGGGCGCGATCATCCTGGGCAGCGGCGGCGACTGCTGCAAGCCCGGTGGTGGCGCCAACCTGAGCGCCGGCACGTTCTACGAGGGCGCCATGGTCGCCGGCTATCCGTCCGACGCGACCGAGAACGCGGTCCAGGCCGACGTCGTGGCCGCCGGCTACCGCTGA
- a CDS encoding phosphatase PAP2 family protein has product MNYHLFQMINSGAGKVDVVDDVLEWAAVWLIYVLGALAVVPVIRGGRPAAAATLRVLAALALAFALGRATAALSTEVRPFQTHQVHQLIPHATGPSLPSDHATAAFTLALAVGVFLSRRWGVALTILAVVIGFARVWTGVHYPGDIAAGALVAAAAVVAVAVTARRYERRFRRRPGATA; this is encoded by the coding sequence GTGAACTACCACCTGTTCCAGATGATCAACTCCGGGGCGGGGAAGGTCGATGTCGTCGACGACGTCCTCGAGTGGGCGGCGGTGTGGTTGATCTACGTCCTGGGGGCGTTGGCGGTGGTGCCGGTCATCCGTGGCGGCCGGCCGGCCGCCGCCGCCACGCTGCGCGTGCTCGCCGCGCTCGCGCTCGCGTTCGCGCTGGGACGGGCGACCGCCGCCCTCAGCACCGAGGTACGGCCGTTCCAGACCCACCAGGTGCACCAGTTGATCCCGCACGCGACCGGACCGTCGCTGCCCAGCGACCACGCCACCGCCGCGTTCACGCTGGCCCTCGCGGTCGGCGTCTTCCTGTCGCGGCGCTGGGGGGTGGCGCTCACGATCCTCGCGGTGGTCATCGGCTTCGCCCGGGTCTGGACCGGCGTGCACTACCCCGGCGACATCGCCGCCGGCGCGCTCGTCGCCGCCGCCGCCGTCGTCGCGGTCGCGGTCACGGCCCGCCGCTACGAACGCCGGTTCCGGCGGCGGCCCGGCGCGACCGCCTGA
- a CDS encoding BTAD domain-containing putative transcriptional regulator: protein MTTIGVLGPVRATHGGAAIDLGAPRQRAVLARLVAGGGHAVSVDRLVDDLWSSDPPPRAQAALQVYVSNLRRALEPDRPSRAPARILVTVAPGYALRLPATDVDAWRFEAQLRAATPDAGGRPATAVASLEAALACWDGGTPYAEFAGEPWADRERERLVRLRLNAVEQRAKLLLDLDRPSEVVLDLDPHVREHPLRERAAMLLAVALYRLGRQADALDVLRAVRAVLAEQLGIDPSRELRDLETDLLRQSPRLEAPAAVVTRPAAVAGPTATSGPAPTAGAHPDRPLGRAAELARLRAAAVRAARTGLGICWVGAEAGAGKSTLAHHLADSLAVDGWRPLAGTCPQVEGAPPAWAWHEVVTAARRHLPLDEAEAHGLRLLLETGTSAGTRGEFDEFHLRQALAAYLTRLAGHGPLLLLVEDVHRADGETLRILRHLAAALAGAPVLVVATYRPDEVTDDLTVARAALAGVPAVDCELGGLDADAVGELLRRYGVDSTDTELLGTVRDRAAGNPLFTIELAKLIAAEGPAAALDGVPAGLGHVLARRLARLPAGARTVLRQAAVLGETADIDTLLAVDGGPEEQLLDGLEAGVTAGLLVEPAPGRVRFAHALMRDALYHSVPLLRRTRLHSRVLDVLRERRVDDVAAMGRHALAALTPSTAADAIGHLAAAARRAGDLGAPREAATLWAGALRAVELAPATTVRTRLDLHRSLATASALAGDVLTARAARAEAVRLATGTGDPTALHAALTCFDAPVTWTIRPDRLVDEPLVRLLEQELSRVGDDRPVLRSRLLSVLAFEIEGADQERADEVTREALALARRQDDPAVLCRALNARYFVTVAPAHRAELPEVGRELLATAEAAGLTAYRCEAHHILYQAALAEADFDRARHHVDRAVEQATTGQLGLILAVMGWFTGLCALFRGDLDEASRRYAEISDRMGRVGGPNAAAMGLMGRFTVLTVAGRGHEAVDEIRQVHARVPDDTHDVLAHALLSAGDHAGARAVWRPEAPIRPDYLWLYWMTVRGQVAARLGDVPAARRCYRELAPWAGRFAGLECGSISLGPVDQTLAELAAALGEPVVAAAHRDAGLRLARAVGAVPWCDESAYVPA, encoded by the coding sequence GTGACGACGATCGGCGTGCTCGGCCCGGTGCGGGCCACCCACGGCGGCGCCGCGATCGACCTCGGCGCGCCCCGGCAGCGCGCGGTGCTGGCCCGGCTCGTCGCCGGCGGCGGTCACGCGGTGTCGGTCGACCGGCTCGTGGACGATCTCTGGTCCTCGGACCCGCCACCGCGGGCCCAGGCGGCGCTTCAGGTGTACGTGTCGAACCTGCGCCGGGCGTTGGAACCGGACCGCCCGTCCCGCGCCCCGGCCCGGATCCTGGTCACCGTCGCCCCCGGCTACGCCCTGAGGCTGCCGGCGACCGACGTGGACGCCTGGCGTTTCGAGGCGCAGCTCCGGGCGGCGACCCCGGACGCCGGCGGCCGGCCCGCCACCGCGGTCGCCAGCCTGGAGGCGGCGCTTGCCTGCTGGGACGGGGGCACGCCGTACGCCGAGTTCGCCGGCGAGCCGTGGGCGGACCGGGAGCGCGAGCGGCTGGTCCGGCTGCGGCTGAACGCCGTCGAGCAGCGGGCGAAGCTGCTGCTCGACCTGGACCGCCCGAGCGAGGTGGTGCTCGACCTCGACCCGCACGTGCGGGAGCACCCGCTGCGGGAACGGGCCGCCATGCTGCTCGCGGTCGCGCTGTACCGCCTCGGGCGGCAGGCGGACGCGCTCGACGTGCTGCGCGCGGTCCGCGCCGTGCTGGCCGAGCAGTTGGGCATCGACCCCAGCCGCGAGCTGCGGGACCTGGAGACGGACCTGCTGCGGCAGAGTCCCCGCCTGGAGGCGCCCGCCGCCGTCGTCACCCGGCCGGCGGCCGTCGCCGGGCCGACGGCGACGTCCGGTCCCGCCCCGACCGCCGGAGCGCACCCGGACCGGCCGCTGGGCCGGGCGGCCGAGCTGGCCCGGCTGCGCGCCGCGGCGGTCCGCGCCGCCCGGACCGGTCTCGGGATCTGCTGGGTGGGCGCCGAGGCGGGCGCGGGGAAGTCGACGCTGGCACACCATCTCGCCGACTCGCTCGCCGTGGACGGCTGGCGCCCGCTGGCCGGCACCTGCCCGCAGGTGGAGGGCGCGCCTCCGGCCTGGGCCTGGCACGAGGTGGTCACCGCCGCCCGCCGGCATCTCCCGCTCGACGAGGCGGAGGCCCACGGCCTGCGCCTGCTGCTGGAGACCGGCACGTCGGCGGGCACCCGTGGCGAGTTCGACGAGTTCCACCTCCGGCAGGCACTGGCCGCCTACCTGACCCGGTTGGCCGGGCACGGCCCCCTGCTCCTGCTGGTCGAGGACGTCCACCGCGCCGACGGCGAGACGCTGCGCATCCTTCGCCATCTCGCCGCCGCGCTCGCCGGGGCGCCGGTCCTCGTCGTGGCGACGTACCGGCCGGACGAGGTGACCGACGATCTCACCGTGGCGCGGGCCGCGCTGGCCGGCGTGCCGGCGGTCGACTGCGAGCTGGGCGGCCTCGACGCGGACGCCGTCGGCGAACTGCTGCGCCGCTACGGCGTGGACAGCACCGACACCGAGCTGCTGGGTACGGTCCGGGACCGCGCGGCGGGCAATCCGCTGTTCACCATCGAGCTGGCGAAGCTGATCGCGGCCGAAGGGCCGGCGGCGGCGCTGGACGGCGTTCCCGCCGGCCTGGGTCACGTGCTGGCACGCCGGCTGGCCCGGTTGCCGGCCGGCGCGCGGACGGTGCTGCGGCAGGCCGCGGTCCTCGGCGAGACGGCGGACATCGACACCCTGCTCGCGGTCGACGGCGGTCCGGAGGAACAGCTCCTCGACGGGCTGGAGGCCGGCGTGACCGCGGGCCTGCTCGTCGAGCCCGCGCCGGGCCGGGTGCGGTTCGCGCACGCCCTGATGCGGGACGCGCTCTACCACAGCGTCCCGCTGCTGCGACGCACCCGCCTCCACAGCCGCGTCCTCGACGTGCTGCGGGAACGGCGGGTCGACGACGTGGCCGCGATGGGGCGGCACGCGCTCGCGGCCCTCACCCCGTCCACCGCCGCCGACGCGATCGGCCACCTCGCCGCCGCGGCCCGCCGCGCCGGCGACCTGGGCGCCCCGCGGGAGGCCGCCACGCTCTGGGCCGGCGCGTTGCGCGCCGTCGAGCTGGCGCCGGCGACCACGGTCCGGACCCGGCTCGACCTGCACCGCAGCCTGGCCACCGCCAGCGCGCTCGCCGGCGACGTGCTCACCGCCCGCGCCGCCCGCGCCGAGGCGGTGCGGCTGGCCACCGGCACCGGCGATCCGACGGCCCTCCACGCGGCGCTGACCTGCTTCGACGCCCCGGTCACCTGGACCATCCGGCCGGACCGTCTGGTGGACGAACCGCTGGTCCGGCTGCTGGAGCAGGAGCTGTCCCGGGTCGGCGACGACCGTCCGGTGCTGCGGTCCCGGCTGCTGAGCGTGCTGGCGTTCGAGATCGAGGGCGCCGACCAGGAGCGCGCCGACGAGGTCACCCGGGAGGCCCTCGCGCTGGCCCGCCGGCAGGACGACCCGGCCGTGCTCTGCCGGGCGCTCAACGCCCGCTACTTCGTCACCGTCGCTCCCGCGCACCGCGCCGAGCTGCCCGAGGTGGGCCGGGAGCTGCTGGCGACGGCCGAGGCCGCCGGCCTCACCGCGTACCGCTGCGAGGCCCACCACATCCTCTACCAGGCCGCGCTCGCCGAGGCCGACTTCGACCGGGCCCGGCACCACGTCGACCGGGCGGTCGAGCAGGCCACCACCGGGCAGCTCGGCCTGATCCTGGCCGTGATGGGCTGGTTCACCGGCCTCTGCGCGCTGTTCCGGGGCGACCTCGACGAGGCGTCGCGCCGCTACGCGGAGATCAGCGACCGGATGGGCCGGGTCGGCGGCCCGAACGCGGCGGCGATGGGGCTGATGGGCCGGTTCACCGTGCTGACCGTCGCCGGGCGCGGGCACGAGGCGGTCGACGAGATCCGGCAGGTGCACGCGCGGGTGCCGGACGACACCCACGACGTGCTGGCCCACGCGCTGCTCTCCGCCGGGGACCACGCCGGGGCGCGGGCCGTCTGGCGTCCGGAGGCCCCGATCCGTCCGGACTACCTCTGGCTGTACTGGATGACGGTGCGCGGGCAGGTCGCCGCCCGGCTCGGCGACGTGCCGGCCGCACGGCGCTGCTACCGGGAGCTGGCGCCGTGGGCCGGACGTTTCGCCGGGTTGGAGTGCGGATCGATCTCGCTCGGGCCGGTGGACCAGACGCTCGCCGAGCTCGCCGCCGCGCTCGGCGAGCCGGTGGTGGCCGCCGCGCACCGGGACGCCGGGCTCCGGCTGGCCCGCGCGGTCGGTGCCGTGCCGTGGTGCGACGAATCGGCGTACGTGCCGGCGTGA
- a CDS encoding SAM-dependent methyltransferase, with translation MDRQRLSDIAHSHHPIAAPVSGVNVNRLLRRADRRPAARILDLGCGRAAWAMQALAHYPDGHADGVDLSHHALEHAAAAAEARGLADRLTLHERDARAYVPDGDYDLVLCVGSTHIFDGFAGTLRAAGRHVNPDGILLVGEVFWQAPPTPEALAALDAKPEDHTDLAGLVDAAEEAGWTPVYAHLSDAAEWDSYEWSWVGSLTEWALDNPGHPDAAEALTVAREHRDGWLRGYRNLLGFATLVLRRT, from the coding sequence GTGGATCGTCAACGGCTCAGCGACATCGCGCACTCGCATCATCCGATCGCGGCACCGGTCTCCGGCGTCAACGTCAACCGGCTCCTGCGCCGGGCGGACCGGCGACCGGCGGCACGCATCCTCGACCTCGGCTGCGGGCGGGCGGCATGGGCCATGCAGGCCCTCGCCCACTACCCGGACGGCCACGCGGACGGCGTCGACCTCAGCCACCACGCGCTCGAACACGCCGCCGCGGCGGCCGAGGCGCGTGGTCTCGCCGACCGGCTGACGCTGCACGAACGCGACGCGCGCGCCTACGTGCCGGACGGCGACTACGACCTGGTGCTGTGCGTCGGGTCGACGCACATCTTCGACGGCTTCGCCGGGACGCTGCGGGCCGCCGGCCGGCACGTCAACCCGGACGGGATCCTGCTGGTCGGCGAGGTCTTCTGGCAGGCTCCGCCGACCCCGGAGGCGCTCGCCGCGCTGGACGCGAAACCGGAGGATCACACCGACCTCGCCGGCCTGGTGGACGCCGCCGAGGAGGCCGGCTGGACCCCGGTGTACGCGCACCTCAGCGACGCCGCCGAGTGGGACAGCTACGAATGGTCGTGGGTCGGCTCGCTCACCGAGTGGGCGCTCGACAACCCCGGTCATCCCGACGCCGCCGAGGCGCTCACGGTCGCCCGGGAGCACCGGGACGGGTGGTTGCGCGGTTACCGCAACCTGCTGGGTTTCGCGACCCTGGTGCTGCGCCGCACCTGA